The Papaver somniferum cultivar HN1 chromosome 6, ASM357369v1, whole genome shotgun sequence genome segment CTAGTAATGGAGAAGAAAACAATTGTAAAAGGATGAAAATGACGATTCTGATAATTTAAGAGAGAATGACAAAAATTCTTATTTCTGATAATTAAAACATCCCAGTACATTTGGGGTTATCAGGAGTGGATTTTATTTCGTTAATCAAGAAATGACAATActtattttgtttcttgttttgacGGAATCAATATCCATTTAATTGTTAGTTTGGACTTTGGAGATTAAATGACGAATTTTATTGGAGAAGGTAATGCTTGTGCAGATAGTCTAGCTAAATTTGGAGCTACTGCTACCGAAGCTTGGTGGTGGAATTCTTCACCACCGATGATATATGTTCGTAGTGGAGGTTGACAAAAACGAATTCTTTAAGCTGGTGCGAAATTCTTTTTATCTATATAAAGATTCATAGATCATAAACTTTTTCAACATTCAAACAACAGCAAAGCCATGGCTTCTCTTTCTTCCCTTCACTCCATTTCTACTGCCTCCTCAAAGACTCTATCTGTATCTCAAACGAAGACACAGATTTCTTAAGGTATATTTGGGAATGGTAGACGTCCTTTTCATTAAGGTATATTTGGGAATGGTTAGCTCCCTTCCTACTCTCTTGATTAATTGTTCATTAAGAAGTTTTTCAATTCTTCATCCCATCTGGGCATATTTGGAAGAAATGCGTCGAGAAGGGCTTATAGTAGTTCCAATAGATGCACTAATCACTGCAGCAGCATCAAGAGGTTGGATTTGCTTAGATTGTACCGGCGAAGCTACTGTTTTAGATGTTGATAAATCCGCAAATCACTTGCATCAAAAACTCCAGATTCATGCAAGAGATTTGCGGATTCTTGATCCTTTATTATCTTATCCTTGTGCCATTCTAGGGAGAGAAAAAGCTATTCTTGTTAATTTAGAGCATATTAAAGCTATAATCACTGCCGAAGAGGTATTTCTGCGAGATCTAacgaatgatgatgatgatgatgataatgttactCCCGTAGTTGATGAACTTAAATCGCATTTGCCTCCTGCGGGAAAACAAGGTGAGTCAACTACCTTTGAGTTCCGGGCCTTAGAAGTGGCTCTGAAAGCTATTTGTAAATTTCTTGATGCCCGTACAACAGAATTGGAGTCTGCTTCCTATCCAGAACTAGATGAACTGAAATCCAAGATTAGTTGTCACACCTTAGATGGTGTTTGTAAACTGGAGATTGAAATGACGAGATTGACAGGATGCGTGCAAAAGGTTAGAGATGTGCTTAAACAACTTTTGGACAATGGCGACAAAATGGCTGAACTGTACTTATCGAGGAAATTGGCTTCATCACCATCAATCAGTGAAAGAGCAGCAGAAACATTTTGCGGAGATGAGAACGATGTTAAAGAGCTTAAAATGTTGCTTGAGGCATACTTCATGGAAGCTGAACGCACCTTGAACAGATTGACCACATTACGTGAAGATATTGATGTCACCGTGAAGTACAAGTTTAAAAATCATAGAAATCAGTCGATTCAGTTGGAGCACATCCTAAATTCTGGTACTTTTTGCCAAACGATACTTACCCAGGTGACTGGGATATTTGGCATGAATATCCCATTTACATGGAATCATGCACAGTATGGTTTCATGTTTAAATGGGTGGTCATTATCCCGGTAGTGGTATCTGTATCTGTTTTCGGACTGATCCTTGAATATGCTCGCCGCAAGGGTCTTGTTGGGTTATAGTTGAAAAACCTTTCTTCTACTACGATCCGATAAAACATTTCTTATAGTTGTACTACTACCACCATCTGATAATCATGATCTAGGTTCTTTttatatgagatgtttgattttgtttttgggtTGCAATTCACATTATTTAAAAGTTTCATGAAAGACATCATTGTGAGCAATGTGAATAGCATCCTTATTGTCGCAATATAGTGGAGTGGGTGCTGTCAGATGAACTCCCATATCCCCCAGAAGCCAGCGCAGCCAAACTATTTCTGAAGTTGAATGTGCAAGAGCTCTATACTGTGCCTCAGCGCTAGAGCGTGAAACTACATTTTGTTCTTACTGCGCCAAGATATCAAAGAATTACCCAGAAATAAACaataccctgtagttgaacgtcGATCCGTGATGTctcctgcccaatctgaatctgaATATGCACGAAGACAGAGTTCAGAGGTGGATGAGAATTTAACACCTTGATACAATGTACCTTTTATATAGCGTAGGATCCTGAGAACAGCTGTATAATGAGTTAATCGTGGAGCTTCCATGAACTGGCTAACGATATGCACTGCATGACTGATGTCTGGTCGTGTAATGGTTAAGTAATTAAGGCTTCCCACAAGCTGTCTATACAAGGTAGGATTAGGAAGGAGTTTCCCATCAAAAGGACTAAGCTTACTATTCAATTCAAGAGGTGTAGCTGTTGTTTTATTATCCATGAAGCCAGCACGCTGAATAATATCTGAGGCATATTTCACTTGAGAAATAAAACACTCATCAGATGACGGATCAACCTCTAAGCCAAGAAAGTAGCATAAAGAACCCAGATCCTTCATTTCAAAGCAGGAGCAAAGATGAGTCTTAAGAGCAGTAATACCTTTCATGTCATCACCTGTAATaaccatatcatctacatataagagAAGAATGACCATACCCTGTGCAGTGGAACGAGTAAACATGGATGAATCGTATGCACTTTGAGTGAATCCAAACTGTAGAACGGCATTGGAAAATttctcaaaccaagcacgaggcgcttgtttgagtccatacaGTGGTTTACGTAGCTTACACACTTGATTAGAAGGATGAGTCATTCCAGGAGGAGGTCACATATACACTTCCTCTTgaatatctccatgaagaaaggcgtttttcacatccatctgatgtaaatTCCATTTACGAGCAACTGCAACTGCAAGCAGAGTACGAACTGTAGTCATACGAGCAACAGGTGCAAAAGTTTCTTCATAGTCGATACCGTATTCCTGAGTGTATCCCTGTGCAACTAAACGGGACTTGTACCGAATAATCTTACCTTCTGAATCAGTTTTGACCTTATATACCCATTTGCTTCCAATGACAGACTTTCCCGGGGGAAGCACAACCATATCCCAAGTGTGTGCTTCCTTGTGTGCAACTAATTCTTCGTCCATAGAGTTTTTACAAACTGGAACTATAGATGCTTCCCTGTAAGATGTTGGTGCGTGCACAGACAAAATGGAAGATAAAGAGCAGTGATAGTCTGCAAACTTTACTGGTGGTCGACGATTGCGTGCTGGTAGAGTATCATTATCAGGATCCCCTTCTTGAGAAGCAGTGTCAGGATGAGCCATAGAATGATCTGGTGTAGCCTCTAGATTTTCAAGAAACATGATATTTGTGGTGGGAACGACAGTGGACTGAGGATTGGAAATGACAGTGGACTGAGGAGTGGACTGGGGATTGGAAATGACAGTGGAATGAGAATTGGATGACTGAGAGATAGTTGAGGACACATCCTCAAAAGGATCGAGGTAAGAGAACTGCTCAAAGCTGGAGGATTTACTAATTGGAAGAGACCAAAAGGGTATGGTTTCCCAGAAGGTAACATGTCTAGAAACACGTAGCCTTTTACTCTCTGGATCATAACAACGGTAACCTTTCTGTTCTATGCCATAACCTAGGAATACACATATAGCATTCTTCTTGCTTAGTTTGGTTCTTTCTCTCTCAGGAAGGAGGACAAAACACGTTGATCCAAATACACGAAGCTCAGAATAGTCTGGTTTCTTGTTGTATAAACGTTCATATGGAGACATTCTTTCTGTAATTATGGATGGAATACGATTGATTGTGTAGACTGCAGTAAATACTGACTCACCCCAGAAATTAGATGGAACTGATGCTGACATAAGTTGTGTTCTAGCTGTTTCTACGATATGACGGTATTTTCTCTCAGCTATGCTGTTTTTCTGTGGAGTTTCAGTTCATGATAACTGAAGAAGGGTACCTTCTGTTGCGAGAAATTCTTTGAAAGGAGTTGAGATAAACTCTCCCCCTTGATCAGCTCTGAAGGTCTTGATGGTTTTTCCGAATTGAGTTTTGATCATTCTAGAGAAGGTTGTGTATAATTTTAAGAAGTCTGATCTAGAACTGAAAAGATATATCCAtgtgaaaagagaaaaataataaatgaagATAACATAATATAGTGCTCCTCCCTTAGAGGTAACAGGAGATTTTCCCCAGACATCTGAGTGAATGAGATCAAAAGGTTCCACAGAATGAGTGATACTGTTATTGAAAGGTAGAGCAGATTGTTTTCCGAGCTTACATGAGATGCAATAAGGTTCTTTATCAACCTGAGTTGTTCCCAATAATCCATTATTGATCATATAAGTGAGACGAGAGAAAGAAACATGGCCTAACTTAGAATGCCATAACATAAAAGGAGACACAGATGGAGATGCAGTTGAAGAGAGGGAATTGGCAGTTGTAGTGGCGGCAAGCTCACTCTTTGACAGTTGAGGAAAGATCAGTGTTTCAAGGAGGTACAATCTTCctactctacggcctatcccaacaaGCTTCTCTGTCTTGGGATCCTGTATCACACAACCAGAAGAGAAGAAATATATGTTAAGTCCTTGATTGCATAATTGTCCAATTGATATAAGGTTCATTCTTATCTTTGGAACAAGTAACACATCAGATACATGTATCTTATCAGAGATTTTAATCTGACCAATGTGACTAGCATTTAGTTCAGATCCATCTGCAGTTTGAATTGTTGGTGTAAAAATAGGTCTTTTGTGCTCAAATATGCTAGAGTTGAATGTCATATGGTTAGAGGCACGTGAGTCAAGGAACCAACCAGTTGAGAAGCTACCTGTGGAAGCAGATAATGCAGATGCTGCTGTAGCATTATTGTTACCCATTGAGAGTGCTTGCTTGAGCATCTCTTGTATGTCAGCTAGATTGTTTGGTGTGGATGCAGCTGCATAACTGGATGGTGCAGGTGTTGTGTAACTGGATTATGCAGGTGCTGCATAACTGGATGGTACAGATGTGTATCCAGTTCCATTAAACCTTCTTCGTTCTCTCATATTTCTGGAAGTAGGGGATGTATAGTTTCCTACTGTATGCCCTGGTTCCTTGCAGTAGTTGCACTGGATTGGGAAGCTTGATCCTTGCTGGATTGTTTGTGTATTTGAGCTTTGTGATCCACTTTGCACTGATGGCACGGTGCAGTTCTTGGCTAGGTGTCCTGATTTCTTACAGTTTTAGCACTGGATTTGTGAGAAATCACGATGAGTTTTCTGAGAGTTGAGATGAGTGTTAAAGTTTGCACGTGAATTGACTGCAAACACTGCTGGTATGTCTGGTTTGATTCTTTTCCGAGTTTCTTCAGTGATGAGTTCTGACAATGCGGCTTTGACAGACGGAAGAGGTGATCGATGGAGGATTGAGGCTCTCACAGTCTCAAAGTCATCTCTTAATGCCATTAAGAGCTGAACTAATCCAGACTTTTCTTTGTAGTTTTGCCATAACTCTATATCAGCTGTCCAGTTCGGTTCCATTAGTGCTAACTGGTTCCATATGATTGACATCTCAGAGTGAAAATCTGAGACATATTGTTCCATATGTTGTTTCATAGATCGAATATCCTGTTCTAACTTATAACGTTGAGCAAAGTTTATCTGGGTATACCTTTTTGAGAGAAACTCTCGTGCATCTTTGGCAGTCTCAAAGATTGTAAGTTGCATGCTTATAGATGTTACAACTGTGTTGCTTATCCAGGTTAATATTTTGTGATTATTGATCTCCCAGTTTTCTGCAGTTTCTTCTCCGGTATCTTTTCCTTTGTCAGTGATAACGACTCCGTTTGCAGGCTTCTTAGCTTTGCCGACAATATATTTCCACATGGCTTTTCCCTTGAGGAAACTTCTCATTAAGAGAGACCAATGATtgtagtttgttccatcaaactTCACACCAATGGGTTGATAATCTTCGCGTGACATGTTGGGCTGTGATGAAGAAGATATGACACTAGGGTTTTGAGTTTTATGATTCTGATACTGGTTACTGGTTATTGTTTGTTTGTTGCAGCGGAAACACGGTTTGGTTTAGATCTTgattggctctgataccatgacagAAACTGTCATGGCATAGATTAAACTGAATAGATTGATTAAATTAGATGGATACCAGATACATACGATTACATGAGACcgttcttatatacaagaactctAACTTGGTCAGCAAGCAATATACAAGAATACACTTACAAGATATACAGAATAATCTATCTATATCTGGAAAGATAACCTATCTATATacgttaactgcataacatctaatgcagatccaatattgtctgcatgacaagttatgcattttttagagtatctgcataactctgcataacctgttatgcataacCTGGATATCTTGTAACAAAatcaacaccaaaaaaatagtaaggatgaaactggattcatcgtgacttaaacttaaaaaatagcaaggatgaaactggatgtatgctgatgtaaattaaaaataaaaaaaaagtatttaaaaatgggtaggatgaaactgtttacatcctgtctatttttacatctttgtccatttaaatagtatcaaaatctaaatgtatttttcacccagaaattgttgagtttgatctttttaatcaattttgtgtttttttagtGCTGTAATTTATTCTGTTTTGTTATATTGGTTCATATTCAAACATGGATCTTGAATATTTTTAAACGCGTAGGTTGTTTTGGATTTGACATGTTTAATGGGTTTATAGCTTGTTTGGATATCACACGAGAAATCGACAAATATTGATTTCTCGATCAGAGGGATTGCGTACGTAAATGAATTTTTTATTGTATGTTATATATGAGACCAAAAATAATAGTCGAATAGTCCGAAATCAGTTTGGGTATCGCATTTCAAAACGATATCTGGAAGATCCAAACGCGTTATTCATCTGTATGAATGCCACTTCAGAAGTTCTTTTCTGACTTCTGAAAGTAGAAAAgtcagaa includes the following:
- the LOC113285345 gene encoding magnesium transporter MRS2-I-like; this translates as MVDVLFIKVYLGMVSSLPTLLINCSLRSFSILHPIWAYLEEMRREGLIVVPIDALITAAASRGWICLDCTGEATVLDVDKSANHLHQKLQIHARDLRILDPLLSYPCAILGREKAILVNLEHIKAIITAEEVFLRDLTNDDDDDDNVTPVVDELKSHLPPAGKQGESTTFEFRALEVALKAICKFLDARTTELESASYPELDELKSKISCHTLDGVCKLEIEMTRLTGCVQKVRDVLKQLLDNGDKMAELYLSRKLASSPSISERAAETFCGDENDVKELKMLLEAYFMEAERTLNRLTTLREDIDVTVKYKFKNHRNQSIQLEHILNSGTFCQTILTQVTGIFGMNIPFTWNHAQYGFMFKWVVIIPVVVSVSVFGLILEYARRKGLVGL
- the LOC113290334 gene encoding uncharacterized protein LOC113290334; protein product: MTHPSNQVCKLRKPLYGLKQAPRAWFEKFSNAVLQFGFTQSAYDSSMFTRSTAQGMVILLLYVDDMVITGDDMKGITALKTHLCSCFEMKDLGSLCYFLGLEVDPSSDECFISQVKYASDIIQRAGFMDNKTTATPLELNSKLSPFDGKLLPNPTLYRQLVGSLNYLTITRPDISHAVHIVSQFMEAPRLTHYTAVLRILRYIKGTLYQGVKFSSTSELCLRAYSDSDWAGDITDRRSTTGYCLFLGNSLISWRSKNKM